One Cydia splendana chromosome 21, ilCydSple1.2, whole genome shotgun sequence genomic region harbors:
- the LOC134801266 gene encoding serine/threonine-protein phosphatase 2A 55 kDa regulatory subunit B alpha isoform isoform X3: protein MFYRSNSDGNGGETTWCFSQVKGTLEDDVTEADLISCVEFNHDGELLATGDKGGRVVIFQRDPASKQCVPKKGEYNVYSTFQSHEPEFDYLKSLEIEEKINKIRWLKRKNQAHFLLSTNDKTIKLWKVSERDKRVTGYNTREESGRARDPSRITQLRVPTWRPAEPMVEASSRRIFANAHTYHINSISLNSDQETYLSADDLRINLWHLEITDQSFNIVDIKPANMEELTEVITAAEFHPTECNLFVYSSSKGTIRLCDMRAAALCDRHAKLFEEPEDPHARSFFSEIISSISDVKLSNSGRYMMSRDYLGLKVWDLRMETKPVETYPVHEYLRSKLCSLYENDCIFDKFECCWSGDDQRLMTGSYNGFFRVFERACAGGRRGELTLEAAREAAARPRQPLRPRRVATTAKRKKVTRTLALTHTHHARGADAGGGARGGRAPAPAPAPAPRRHHRQEEEGRNQRRLPGLQQKDPPHGVAPAREHHRRRRHKQSLHLPGQVLASANPVLTFQARLRTLLSGNTAQNATAFRLQLSL from the exons CTCGAAGACGACGTCACAGAGGCCGACCTCATCTCCTGCGTGGAGTTCAACCACGATGGCGAGTTGCTCGCCACTGGCGACAAGGGAGGCCGAGTCGTCATATTCCAG AGGGACCCAGCATCAAAACAGTGCGTACCCAAGAAGGGCGAGTACAACGTGTACTCAACATTCCAGTCGCACGAGCCAGAGTTCGACTACCTCAAGTCGCTGGAGATCGAGGAGAAGATCAACAAGATCCGGTGGCTCAAGCGCAAGAACCAGGCTCATTTCCTGCTATCCACTAACGACAAGACTATTAAACTATGGAAG GTATCGGAGCGCGACAAGCGCGTGACGGGATACAACACGCGAGAGGAGAGCGGGCGCGCGCGGGACCCGTCACGCATCACGCAGCTCCGCGTGCCCACGTGGCGCCCCGCGGAACCCATGGTCGAGGCGTCCTCCCG GCGGATATTCGCGAACGCGCACACCTACCACATAAACTCGATCTCGCTCAACTCTGACCAGGAGACGTATCTGTCCGCGGACGACCTGCGCATCAACCTGTGGCACCTGGAGATCACGGACCAGAGCTTCAATATTGTGGACATCAAGCCTGCCAATATGGAGGAGCTTACAGAG gtgatCACCGCGGCAGAGTTTCATCCGACTGAATGCAATCTCTTTGTATATTCTAGTAGTAAGG GTACAATAAGGCTGTGCGATATGCGAGCCGCGGCGCTGTGCGACCGCCACGCCAAGCTCTTCGAGGAGCCGGAGGACCCACATGCGCGTTCCTTCTTCTCGGAGATCATCTCCTCCATCTCCGATGTCAAGCTCAGCAACTCGGGACG ATATATGATGTCAAGAGATTATTTAGGTTTAAAAGTATGGGATCTTAGAATGGAAACAAAACCAGTAGAAACATATCCA GTGCACGAGTATTTGCGGTCGAAGCTCTGCTCGCTGTACGAGAACGACTGCATCTTTGACAAGTTCGAGTGCTGCTGGAGTGGAGACGACCAGCGGCTCATGACCGGCTCGTACAACGGCTTCTTTAG GGTGTTCGAGCGCGCATGCGCgggcgggcggcgcggggaGCTGACGCTGGAGGCGGCGCGCGAGGCGGCCGCGCGCCCGCGCCAGCccctgcgcccgcgccgcgtCGCCACCACCGCCAAGAGGAAGAAGGTAACACGCACACTCGCACTCACTCACACACACCATGCGCGGGGAGCTGACGCTGGAGGCGGCGCGCGAGGCGGCCGCGCGCCCGCGCCAGCccctgcgcccgcgccgcgtCGCCACCACCGCCAAGAGGAAGAAG GACGAAATCAGCGTAGACTGCCTGGACTTCAACAAAAAGATCCTCCACACGGCGTGGCACCCGCACGAGAGCATCATCGCCGTCGCCGCCACAAACAATCTCTTCATCTTCCAGGACAAGTTCTAGCCTCCGCCAACCCTGTCCTAACCTTCCAGGCACGTCTGAGGACCTTATTGTCGGGTAATACGGCTCAAAATGCAACGGCCTTCAGGCTTCAACTGAGCCTTTAA
- the LOC134801266 gene encoding protein phosphatase PP2A 55 kDa regulatory subunit isoform X6 encodes MFYRSNSDGNGGETTWCFSQVKGTLEDDVTEADLISCVEFNHDGELLATGDKGGRVVIFQRDPASKQCVPKKGEYNVYSTFQSHEPEFDYLKSLEIEEKINKIRWLKRKNQAHFLLSTNDKTIKLWKVSERDKRVTGYNTREESGRARDPSRITQLRVPTWRPAEPMVEASSRRIFANAHTYHINSISLNSDQETYLSADDLRINLWHLEITDQSFNIVDIKPANMEELTEVITAAEFHPTECNLFVYSSSKGTIRLCDMRAAALCDRHAKLFEEPEDPHARSFFSEIISSISDVKLSNSGRYMMSRDYLGLKVWDLRMETKPVETYPVHEYLRSKLCSLYENDCIFDKFECCWSGDDQRLMTGSYNGFFRVFERACAGGRRGELTLEAAREAAARPRQPLRPRRVATTAKRKKDEISVDCLDFNKKILHTAWHPHESIIAVAATNNLFIFQDKF; translated from the exons CTCGAAGACGACGTCACAGAGGCCGACCTCATCTCCTGCGTGGAGTTCAACCACGATGGCGAGTTGCTCGCCACTGGCGACAAGGGAGGCCGAGTCGTCATATTCCAG AGGGACCCAGCATCAAAACAGTGCGTACCCAAGAAGGGCGAGTACAACGTGTACTCAACATTCCAGTCGCACGAGCCAGAGTTCGACTACCTCAAGTCGCTGGAGATCGAGGAGAAGATCAACAAGATCCGGTGGCTCAAGCGCAAGAACCAGGCTCATTTCCTGCTATCCACTAACGACAAGACTATTAAACTATGGAAG GTATCGGAGCGCGACAAGCGCGTGACGGGATACAACACGCGAGAGGAGAGCGGGCGCGCGCGGGACCCGTCACGCATCACGCAGCTCCGCGTGCCCACGTGGCGCCCCGCGGAACCCATGGTCGAGGCGTCCTCCCG GCGGATATTCGCGAACGCGCACACCTACCACATAAACTCGATCTCGCTCAACTCTGACCAGGAGACGTATCTGTCCGCGGACGACCTGCGCATCAACCTGTGGCACCTGGAGATCACGGACCAGAGCTTCAATATTGTGGACATCAAGCCTGCCAATATGGAGGAGCTTACAGAG gtgatCACCGCGGCAGAGTTTCATCCGACTGAATGCAATCTCTTTGTATATTCTAGTAGTAAGG GTACAATAAGGCTGTGCGATATGCGAGCCGCGGCGCTGTGCGACCGCCACGCCAAGCTCTTCGAGGAGCCGGAGGACCCACATGCGCGTTCCTTCTTCTCGGAGATCATCTCCTCCATCTCCGATGTCAAGCTCAGCAACTCGGGACG ATATATGATGTCAAGAGATTATTTAGGTTTAAAAGTATGGGATCTTAGAATGGAAACAAAACCAGTAGAAACATATCCA GTGCACGAGTATTTGCGGTCGAAGCTCTGCTCGCTGTACGAGAACGACTGCATCTTTGACAAGTTCGAGTGCTGCTGGAGTGGAGACGACCAGCGGCTCATGACCGGCTCGTACAACGGCTTCTTTAG GGTGTTCGAGCGCGCATGCGCgggcgggcggcgcggggaGCTGACGCTGGAGGCGGCGCGCGAGGCGGCCGCGCGCCCGCGCCAGCccctgcgcccgcgccgcgtCGCCACCACCGCCAAGAGGAAGAAG GACGAAATCAGCGTAGACTGCCTGGACTTCAACAAAAAGATCCTCCACACGGCGTGGCACCCGCACGAGAGCATCATCGCCGTCGCCGCCACAAACAATCTCTTCATCTTCCAGGACAAGTTCTAG
- the LOC134801266 gene encoding serine/threonine-protein phosphatase 2A 55 kDa regulatory subunit B alpha isoform isoform X4: MAGNGGETTWCFSQVKGTLEDDVTEADLISCVEFNHDGELLATGDKGGRVVIFQRDPASKQCVPKKGEYNVYSTFQSHEPEFDYLKSLEIEEKINKIRWLKRKNQAHFLLSTNDKTIKLWKVSERDKRVTGYNTREESGRARDPSRITQLRVPTWRPAEPMVEASSRRIFANAHTYHINSISLNSDQETYLSADDLRINLWHLEITDQSFNIVDIKPANMEELTEVITAAEFHPTECNLFVYSSSKGTIRLCDMRAAALCDRHAKLFEEPEDPHARSFFSEIISSISDVKLSNSGRYMMSRDYLGLKVWDLRMETKPVETYPVHEYLRSKLCSLYENDCIFDKFECCWSGDDQRLMTGSYNGFFRVFERACAGGRRGELTLEAAREAAARPRQPLRPRRVATTAKRKKVTRTLALTHTHHARGADAGGGARGGRAPAPAPAPAPRRHHRQEEEGRNQRRLPGLQQKDPPHGVAPAREHHRRRRHKQSLHLPGQVLASANPVLTFQARLRTLLSGNTAQNATAFRLQLSL; the protein is encoded by the exons CTCGAAGACGACGTCACAGAGGCCGACCTCATCTCCTGCGTGGAGTTCAACCACGATGGCGAGTTGCTCGCCACTGGCGACAAGGGAGGCCGAGTCGTCATATTCCAG AGGGACCCAGCATCAAAACAGTGCGTACCCAAGAAGGGCGAGTACAACGTGTACTCAACATTCCAGTCGCACGAGCCAGAGTTCGACTACCTCAAGTCGCTGGAGATCGAGGAGAAGATCAACAAGATCCGGTGGCTCAAGCGCAAGAACCAGGCTCATTTCCTGCTATCCACTAACGACAAGACTATTAAACTATGGAAG GTATCGGAGCGCGACAAGCGCGTGACGGGATACAACACGCGAGAGGAGAGCGGGCGCGCGCGGGACCCGTCACGCATCACGCAGCTCCGCGTGCCCACGTGGCGCCCCGCGGAACCCATGGTCGAGGCGTCCTCCCG GCGGATATTCGCGAACGCGCACACCTACCACATAAACTCGATCTCGCTCAACTCTGACCAGGAGACGTATCTGTCCGCGGACGACCTGCGCATCAACCTGTGGCACCTGGAGATCACGGACCAGAGCTTCAATATTGTGGACATCAAGCCTGCCAATATGGAGGAGCTTACAGAG gtgatCACCGCGGCAGAGTTTCATCCGACTGAATGCAATCTCTTTGTATATTCTAGTAGTAAGG GTACAATAAGGCTGTGCGATATGCGAGCCGCGGCGCTGTGCGACCGCCACGCCAAGCTCTTCGAGGAGCCGGAGGACCCACATGCGCGTTCCTTCTTCTCGGAGATCATCTCCTCCATCTCCGATGTCAAGCTCAGCAACTCGGGACG ATATATGATGTCAAGAGATTATTTAGGTTTAAAAGTATGGGATCTTAGAATGGAAACAAAACCAGTAGAAACATATCCA GTGCACGAGTATTTGCGGTCGAAGCTCTGCTCGCTGTACGAGAACGACTGCATCTTTGACAAGTTCGAGTGCTGCTGGAGTGGAGACGACCAGCGGCTCATGACCGGCTCGTACAACGGCTTCTTTAG GGTGTTCGAGCGCGCATGCGCgggcgggcggcgcggggaGCTGACGCTGGAGGCGGCGCGCGAGGCGGCCGCGCGCCCGCGCCAGCccctgcgcccgcgccgcgtCGCCACCACCGCCAAGAGGAAGAAGGTAACACGCACACTCGCACTCACTCACACACACCATGCGCGGGGAGCTGACGCTGGAGGCGGCGCGCGAGGCGGCCGCGCGCCCGCGCCAGCccctgcgcccgcgccgcgtCGCCACCACCGCCAAGAGGAAGAAG GACGAAATCAGCGTAGACTGCCTGGACTTCAACAAAAAGATCCTCCACACGGCGTGGCACCCGCACGAGAGCATCATCGCCGTCGCCGCCACAAACAATCTCTTCATCTTCCAGGACAAGTTCTAGCCTCCGCCAACCCTGTCCTAACCTTCCAGGCACGTCTGAGGACCTTATTGTCGGGTAATACGGCTCAAAATGCAACGGCCTTCAGGCTTCAACTGAGCCTTTAA
- the LOC134801266 gene encoding serine/threonine-protein phosphatase 2A 55 kDa regulatory subunit B alpha isoform isoform X2 — protein sequence MLKKKEVPWFSNHRIRINDNFANWQNPSCRLHWNTVCDCNGGETTWCFSQVKGTLEDDVTEADLISCVEFNHDGELLATGDKGGRVVIFQRDPASKQCVPKKGEYNVYSTFQSHEPEFDYLKSLEIEEKINKIRWLKRKNQAHFLLSTNDKTIKLWKVSERDKRVTGYNTREESGRARDPSRITQLRVPTWRPAEPMVEASSRRIFANAHTYHINSISLNSDQETYLSADDLRINLWHLEITDQSFNIVDIKPANMEELTEVITAAEFHPTECNLFVYSSSKGTIRLCDMRAAALCDRHAKLFEEPEDPHARSFFSEIISSISDVKLSNSGRYMMSRDYLGLKVWDLRMETKPVETYPVHEYLRSKLCSLYENDCIFDKFECCWSGDDQRLMTGSYNGFFRVFERACAGGRRGELTLEAAREAAARPRQPLRPRRVATTAKRKKVTRTLALTHTHHARGADAGGGARGGRAPAPAPAPAPRRHHRQEEEGRNQRRLPGLQQKDPPHGVAPAREHHRRRRHKQSLHLPGQVLASANPVLTFQARLRTLLSGNTAQNATAFRLQLSL from the exons CTCGAAGACGACGTCACAGAGGCCGACCTCATCTCCTGCGTGGAGTTCAACCACGATGGCGAGTTGCTCGCCACTGGCGACAAGGGAGGCCGAGTCGTCATATTCCAG AGGGACCCAGCATCAAAACAGTGCGTACCCAAGAAGGGCGAGTACAACGTGTACTCAACATTCCAGTCGCACGAGCCAGAGTTCGACTACCTCAAGTCGCTGGAGATCGAGGAGAAGATCAACAAGATCCGGTGGCTCAAGCGCAAGAACCAGGCTCATTTCCTGCTATCCACTAACGACAAGACTATTAAACTATGGAAG GTATCGGAGCGCGACAAGCGCGTGACGGGATACAACACGCGAGAGGAGAGCGGGCGCGCGCGGGACCCGTCACGCATCACGCAGCTCCGCGTGCCCACGTGGCGCCCCGCGGAACCCATGGTCGAGGCGTCCTCCCG GCGGATATTCGCGAACGCGCACACCTACCACATAAACTCGATCTCGCTCAACTCTGACCAGGAGACGTATCTGTCCGCGGACGACCTGCGCATCAACCTGTGGCACCTGGAGATCACGGACCAGAGCTTCAATATTGTGGACATCAAGCCTGCCAATATGGAGGAGCTTACAGAG gtgatCACCGCGGCAGAGTTTCATCCGACTGAATGCAATCTCTTTGTATATTCTAGTAGTAAGG GTACAATAAGGCTGTGCGATATGCGAGCCGCGGCGCTGTGCGACCGCCACGCCAAGCTCTTCGAGGAGCCGGAGGACCCACATGCGCGTTCCTTCTTCTCGGAGATCATCTCCTCCATCTCCGATGTCAAGCTCAGCAACTCGGGACG ATATATGATGTCAAGAGATTATTTAGGTTTAAAAGTATGGGATCTTAGAATGGAAACAAAACCAGTAGAAACATATCCA GTGCACGAGTATTTGCGGTCGAAGCTCTGCTCGCTGTACGAGAACGACTGCATCTTTGACAAGTTCGAGTGCTGCTGGAGTGGAGACGACCAGCGGCTCATGACCGGCTCGTACAACGGCTTCTTTAG GGTGTTCGAGCGCGCATGCGCgggcgggcggcgcggggaGCTGACGCTGGAGGCGGCGCGCGAGGCGGCCGCGCGCCCGCGCCAGCccctgcgcccgcgccgcgtCGCCACCACCGCCAAGAGGAAGAAGGTAACACGCACACTCGCACTCACTCACACACACCATGCGCGGGGAGCTGACGCTGGAGGCGGCGCGCGAGGCGGCCGCGCGCCCGCGCCAGCccctgcgcccgcgccgcgtCGCCACCACCGCCAAGAGGAAGAAG GACGAAATCAGCGTAGACTGCCTGGACTTCAACAAAAAGATCCTCCACACGGCGTGGCACCCGCACGAGAGCATCATCGCCGTCGCCGCCACAAACAATCTCTTCATCTTCCAGGACAAGTTCTAGCCTCCGCCAACCCTGTCCTAACCTTCCAGGCACGTCTGAGGACCTTATTGTCGGGTAATACGGCTCAAAATGCAACGGCCTTCAGGCTTCAACTGAGCCTTTAA